In one window of Mucilaginibacter auburnensis DNA:
- a CDS encoding molybdopterin-dependent oxidoreductase encodes MTPKKNKKPLTVDQKISRRTFISFGAFTALSASVYFSWRWLYKSPLEMPAATKGTRAPLRDALNNNEKIFRSGFSHKHLVKTYPKSMAAKTVRYNSSVGMNLKTPFNVAEWKLQINKASGEVLNLSLADIKALPKTEIIFAFKCVEGWDQISHWGGVKFADLIAHYNLQEETKFAYVAMETPDKGYYVGIDTPSATHPQTILAYEVNGKPLPVKHGAPLRLIIPVKYGIKNIKRIGSISFANERPRDYWAERGYDYYSGL; translated from the coding sequence ATGACACCGAAGAAAAATAAAAAACCGCTAACTGTTGATCAAAAGATCAGCCGACGGACATTCATTTCGTTCGGTGCTTTTACGGCGTTATCAGCAAGCGTTTATTTTTCATGGCGTTGGCTGTATAAGTCGCCGCTTGAAATGCCCGCTGCAACAAAGGGAACACGTGCCCCCTTACGCGATGCTTTGAATAACAACGAAAAGATATTTCGCAGCGGATTCAGTCATAAACATCTGGTTAAAACCTACCCCAAATCCATGGCTGCAAAAACAGTACGGTACAACAGCTCGGTGGGGATGAATTTGAAAACGCCGTTTAACGTAGCCGAATGGAAATTGCAGATAAATAAGGCCTCCGGCGAGGTATTGAACCTATCATTGGCTGATATAAAGGCGCTACCAAAAACCGAGATAATTTTTGCGTTTAAGTGTGTTGAAGGCTGGGATCAGATCTCCCACTGGGGCGGTGTTAAATTCGCTGATCTGATCGCACACTATAATCTTCAGGAAGAAACTAAATTTGCATACGTAGCTATGGAAACGCCCGATAAGGGCTACTATGTAGGTATAGATACACCAAGCGCCACGCATCCGCAAACTATACTGGCTTATGAAGTTAACGGAAAGCCGCTGCCGGTTAAACATGGGGCGCCGTTACGGCTGATCATCCCGGTTAAATACGGTATTAAAAACATAAAGCGCATAGGCAGTATTAGTTTTGCCAATGAGCGC
- a CDS encoding cytochrome b/b6 domain-containing protein: MKIIKEKHSLAMRWFHWLNFPLLAVMIWSGLLIYWANDVYSITLFGHTYVRFFPKWFYDALEIPHRLSEGMAFHFLFMWFFTLNGFFYVLYTAISGEWRQLLPNKNSFKEAWLVLLHDLHIRKTAPPQKKYNAAQRIAYTAIIIMGFGSVITGLAIYKPVQFYYLTWLCGGYHLARIWHFVLTIGYVLFFLIHIIQVILAGWQNFQSVITGFEVVADKRSINRKSNDTEEK, translated from the coding sequence ATGAAAATTATAAAAGAAAAGCATTCGTTAGCTATGCGCTGGTTTCACTGGCTCAACTTTCCGTTGCTTGCTGTTATGATATGGAGCGGATTGCTTATTTATTGGGCTAACGATGTTTATTCAATCACGCTGTTTGGTCATACTTACGTACGTTTCTTTCCTAAATGGTTTTATGATGCCCTGGAGATACCGCACCGCCTTTCAGAAGGGATGGCTTTTCATTTTCTGTTTATGTGGTTTTTTACGTTAAACGGATTTTTTTATGTTTTATATACAGCCATTTCTGGCGAGTGGCGACAGTTGCTGCCCAATAAAAATTCATTTAAAGAGGCGTGGCTGGTTTTGCTGCATGATCTGCACATCCGTAAAACAGCTCCGCCGCAAAAAAAGTACAACGCCGCACAGCGTATAGCTTATACGGCAATTATTATAATGGGCTTTGGTTCGGTAATAACAGGTTTGGCCATATATAAACCGGTACAGTTTTATTACCTCACCTGGCTTTGTGGCGGCTATCATTTAGCCAGAATATGGCACTTTGTGCTAACCATAGGTTACGTGCTGTTTTTTTTGATACACATAATTCAGGTAATTTTAGCGGGATGGCAAAATTTTCAATCGGTTATTACCGGGTTTGAGGTAGTAGCCGACAAGCGTTCAATTAACAGGAAAAGTAATGACACCGAAGAAAAATAA
- a CDS encoding NHL repeat-containing protein produces the protein MKRYLSGSFVAFLIVALFISSCKKSDPPPVEINIGTAPIITNVTPSSVRIGGELLSIGDAMTSNGICYSATNATPSVADSKVAVDSLAFVFGGKLNGLTPATKYYARAYGINKAGTFYGDVITFTTPSSTFKLDVDVSTIAGSSTFGFVDGTGANARFDGPQDIAFNSKTGLLQLTDVVNNAVRTVSATGDVLTLTNSGRGYVNGNLADARFYGSRGMVVDAAGNTYVADAGNHAIRKITAAGVVTTFAGSPTGSAGYADSTDPLKALFNVPRSLALDANGNLYVADFGNNRIRKITSAGVVTTLAGDGIARYVNSVAANSNVASFNGPASVAIDAQGSLIVADQGNKALRKVNVTTGIVTTIGGGPNYPNQIGTPVAITIDPQSNIYIVDKGGQILQLRASSKSLYVLAGKANTTGYANGTGATSLFSSPTGIAVDAAGNAYVADFANNVVRKLAITVTP, from the coding sequence ATGAAGAGATATTTATCAGGCAGTTTTGTAGCTTTTTTAATAGTGGCTTTGTTTATCAGTAGTTGTAAAAAATCTGATCCACCACCGGTTGAGATCAATATTGGAACAGCTCCTATCATAACCAATGTAACACCTTCATCTGTTAGAATTGGTGGAGAATTATTAAGCATTGGCGATGCTATGACCTCGAACGGTATATGCTATAGCGCTACCAACGCCACGCCTAGCGTGGCGGATTCAAAAGTTGCCGTTGACTCTTTAGCCTTCGTTTTTGGAGGAAAGCTTAACGGCTTAACACCTGCAACTAAATATTATGCCAGGGCATACGGAATTAACAAGGCCGGAACATTTTATGGAGATGTGATAACTTTCACAACTCCATCTTCAACGTTTAAATTGGATGTTGACGTAAGTACAATTGCCGGCAGCAGCACATTTGGTTTTGTGGACGGAACCGGTGCCAACGCCCGCTTTGACGGCCCGCAGGATATAGCTTTTAACAGCAAAACCGGTTTGTTGCAATTAACAGATGTGGTAAATAACGCCGTCAGAACAGTGTCTGCAACAGGTGATGTACTCACACTAACCAATTCCGGTCGTGGCTATGTAAACGGCAATTTGGCAGATGCCCGTTTTTATGGCAGCAGAGGAATGGTAGTTGATGCCGCGGGCAACACATACGTTGCTGATGCCGGCAATCACGCTATCAGAAAAATTACAGCGGCAGGTGTGGTTACTACTTTTGCCGGCTCACCAACAGGCAGCGCAGGTTACGCTGACTCAACTGATCCGTTGAAAGCGTTATTTAATGTTCCACGCAGCCTTGCTTTAGATGCGAACGGTAATTTATATGTTGCCGACTTTGGCAATAACCGTATCAGAAAAATAACATCTGCAGGCGTAGTTACTACATTGGCAGGCGATGGTATAGCTCGATATGTAAATAGCGTTGCAGCCAATAGTAATGTAGCATCATTTAATGGCCCGGCTTCTGTTGCAATTGACGCACAAGGCAGCCTTATTGTTGCCGATCAGGGAAACAAAGCTCTACGTAAAGTAAATGTAACAACGGGCATAGTAACCACTATAGGTGGTGGTCCAAATTACCCTAATCAAATTGGTACGCCTGTAGCTATAACCATTGATCCGCAATCAAATATTTATATTGTTGATAAAGGCGGTCAGATATTACAGCTGCGCGCTTCTTCAAAATCGCTTTACGTGCTTGCAGGTAAAGCAAACACAACTGGTTATGCTAACGGAACAGGCGCAACATCTTTATTTAGCTCGCCAACCGGTATCGCTGTAGATGCAGCCGGAAACGCCTATGTAGCCGACTTTGCCAACAACGTGGTACGTAAGCTGGCTATTACTGTTACTCCATAA